One Deltaproteobacteria bacterium genomic window carries:
- a CDS encoding ABC transporter ATP-binding protein → MLLQVTNLTVCYDRAMIINDLSMSVEKEELVSLVGPNGAGKSTLLRAITGLVAWEREITRRSTGGDVTIKGMVTFDGERIDQIPAYEIVKRGLIHCPERRRPFREMTVIDNLYAGAYLLIEKKEIQDNLEKVYQLFPVLNKRSNQISGTLSGGEQQMLALGRALMSRPKLMCIDEPSTGLAPILRRHVFEKIGEIRNLGITLLLVEQEVSTVFKMASRNYVLSSGKIIAEGTGEQLLQNEVLRKTYLGL, encoded by the coding sequence TTGCTGCTGCAAGTAACCAATTTGACGGTCTGCTATGACAGGGCCATGATCATCAACGACCTGAGCATGAGCGTTGAGAAGGAGGAGTTGGTGAGCCTGGTTGGGCCCAACGGGGCCGGCAAATCTACATTGCTCAGGGCCATTACCGGGCTGGTTGCCTGGGAAAGGGAGATCACCCGTCGGTCAACGGGTGGAGACGTAACCATCAAGGGTATGGTGACCTTTGACGGGGAGAGAATAGATCAAATACCTGCTTACGAGATTGTTAAAAGAGGCTTGATTCATTGTCCCGAAAGGAGAAGACCGTTTCGTGAAATGACGGTTATCGACAATCTGTATGCCGGTGCTTATCTCCTGATAGAGAAAAAAGAAATACAAGATAACCTTGAGAAAGTCTATCAGTTATTCCCTGTGCTTAATAAGCGATCCAACCAGATCTCCGGAACCCTCTCCGGTGGGGAGCAGCAGATGCTTGCCCTCGGAAGGGCATTGATGTCTCGGCCAAAACTGATGTGCATTGATGAGCCCTCCACCGGGCTGGCCCCCATTCTGCGGAGACATGTCTTTGAAAAGATCGGTGAGATCCGGAATCTTGGAATCACCCTTCTCCTTGTTGAGCAGGAAGTCAGCACGGTCTTTAAGATGGCCTCCCGTAACTACGTCCTTTCCTCGGGCAAGATCATCGCCGAAGGCACTGGCGAGCAATTGCTTCAAAACGAGGTCCTCCGTAAAACCTACCTTGGGCTCTAA
- a CDS encoding GIY-YIG nuclease family protein yields the protein MPFWVYVLQSESTGKIYIGHTSDLERRFREHNDSSLGRHRYTRKQIGPWHLVYSEEYSSRVEATKREKALKSGQGRRWIYERILSVKLNRQSPPQAD from the coding sequence ATGCCTTTCTGGGTGTATGTCCTCCAGAGTGAATCGACTGGAAAGATTTATATCGGTCATACCTCCGACCTGGAAAGAAGATTTAGAGAGCACAATGACAGCTCACTGGGCAGGCATAGATACACCAGAAAGCAAATAGGACCATGGCACTTGGTTTATTCGGAAGAGTATTCATCAAGAGTTGAAGCCACGAAAAGAGAAAAGGCCTTGAAGTCGGGGCAAGGACGCCGATGGATCTATGAACGGATTCTTTCTGTAAAGCTCAACCGGCAGAGTCCGCCTCAAGCGGATTAA
- a CDS encoding DUF5618 family protein, whose protein sequence is MPSLKAIDEYLLRKGFDEKELPESVDGYREALRKHLMVHNGKLFKEFEKLYKLLHIAGYYRGLLEDVIVVKDALKAAKIFVEKIK, encoded by the coding sequence TTGCCATCCCTGAAAGCTATCGATGAGTATTTACTCCGAAAAGGATTTGATGAAAAAGAGCTCCCCGAATCTGTGGATGGATACAGGGAAGCGCTGAGAAAGCATCTGATGGTTCACAACGGCAAGCTCTTTAAAGAGTTCGAAAAACTTTATAAGTTATTGCATATTGCAGGTTACTATCGAGGGCTTTTAGAGGACGTGATTGTGGTTAAAGATGCCCTCAAGGCTGCAAAGATTTTTGTAGAGAAGATTAAATAA
- a CDS encoding DUF5618 family protein: protein MKEALRYLENAKAILKTIPVEDNTYTDVKPVPEACGTAYLAIPESYR, encoded by the coding sequence ATGAAGGAAGCGTTAAGATATTTAGAAAATGCCAAAGCGATATTGAAAACTATCCCTGTAGAGGATAACACCTATACCGATGTTAAACCTGTTCCGGAGGCTTGCGGAACCGCATATCTTGCCATCCCTGAAAGCTATCGATGA
- a CDS encoding ABC transporter ATP-binding protein: MNQPFLELDGLIKDFGGLRAVNDVSFSMNRNEMVGLIGPNGAGKTTLVRLITSILKPDAGSIRFKGKNIVGVKTWDIINLGIACTFQNMRPFRRLPIIANVMVSCLSPRAMKRGEWVKRVEAKAMDALEFAGISDMSLEKASTLSQGDLKRLEVARAVATEPELLLLDEPFGGLSPAETDLMGKSIHRLHKGGRFGRLHSEGPAMIIIEHKLQQLMKIVDRIIVLNYGEVIADGTPEEVVNNKEVIESYLGEGGV; the protein is encoded by the coding sequence ATGAACCAACCCTTCTTAGAACTGGATGGTCTCATTAAGGACTTCGGGGGACTCCGAGCTGTTAATGACGTGAGCTTCTCTATGAACCGGAACGAAATGGTGGGTCTGATCGGCCCTAATGGTGCCGGCAAGACCACCCTGGTGCGGCTGATAACCAGCATTTTGAAACCTGATGCAGGGAGTATCCGCTTTAAGGGCAAGAACATTGTCGGGGTTAAGACCTGGGATATCATAAACTTGGGAATAGCCTGCACCTTCCAGAACATGAGGCCCTTCCGCCGTCTCCCCATTATTGCCAATGTCATGGTATCGTGCCTGAGCCCCCGGGCCATGAAAAGGGGTGAATGGGTCAAGAGAGTCGAGGCCAAGGCTATGGATGCCCTGGAGTTTGCAGGCATCTCCGATATGTCCCTGGAAAAGGCTTCCACCCTTTCCCAAGGTGATCTCAAGCGGCTGGAGGTCGCCAGGGCCGTGGCCACAGAGCCGGAACTGCTTCTCCTGGATGAACCCTTCGGGGGGCTGAGTCCTGCCGAGACCGATCTTATGGGCAAATCCATCCACCGACTTCACAAAGGCGGCCGTTTCGGTCGCTTGCACAGCGAAGGACCTGCCATGATTATCATCGAACACAAGCTTCAGCAGTTAATGAAGATTGTGGATCGAATCATCGTACTCAATTATGGGGAAGTTATCGCTGATGGCACCCCGGAAGAGGTGGTGAATAATAAAGAAGTTATCGAGTCTTACCTGGGCGAAGGAGGAGTCTAA
- a CDS encoding DEAD/DEAH box helicase family protein has translation MIDAEDLQNQLQKALRECASLREENERLKKLLGLHPEVRTPTPKPIISEPSTPYTLTAPQVTNNSSIETQIALFRSLFRGREDVYPIRWEGEKGNSGYSPACANEWNRTFCGKPMVKCADCENRELKPVTDEVILGHLLGKHTIGVYPLLPDETCWFLVVDFDKKAWQEDAAVFLKTCGEMGVPAALERSRSGNGGHIWMFFDRPVQASLARKFGCSILTRSMERRHQIGLDSYDRFFPTQDTMPKGGFGNLIALPLQRLPREKDNSVFLNREFEAYPVQWLFLSTIERIQSEKVDTIVQEASRNGTVLGVRLSLADEGIEEDPWTLPPSKKRKEKTIQGPFPQTVRIVQGNLIYIEKNGLPPAMLNRLIRLSAFQNPEFYKAQAMRLSTFGKPRIIGCAEDFPSYVGLPRGCLDDALALFKTHNIKPELADERFGGISINMIFKGELRPLQQEAAQLFLAHDNGILSAPTAFGKTVIAAWLIAKRKVNTLVLVHRRQLMDQWRDRLALFLGMPVEDIGQVSGGKKRVTDSIDISLIQSLNRKGVVKDMVAGYGQVIVDECHHIPAFTFEQVLKQVKAKYVVGLTATPIRKDGHHPIILMQCGPIRFRESAKKQAAARPFEHVVITRYTNFKMAPESAEVKIQDIYAALVLDKHRNELIFNDLLRALEMGRSPLLLTERVEHLEQFAERLKDSAQNVIVLRGGMGSKQRKALADQIKAVPDSKERVIISTGRYIGEGFDDARLDTLFLAMPISWRGTLQQYVGRLHRLHDNKRVVQVYDYVDLHVPTLMRMYKKRLKGYEAIGYSMQNGPENSRQQTNEYEYLQVEEV, from the coding sequence ATGATTGATGCCGAGGACCTTCAAAACCAACTCCAAAAAGCATTAAGAGAATGTGCTTCGTTGAGGGAGGAAAATGAACGGTTAAAGAAGCTACTCGGGTTACATCCTGAAGTTCGCACTCCAACACCCAAACCAATTATATCGGAACCATCCACGCCATATACCCTTACGGCACCCCAGGTTACTAATAACTCTTCAATAGAAACCCAAATTGCTCTTTTTCGGTCCTTGTTCCGTGGGCGTGAAGACGTTTATCCAATCAGATGGGAAGGGGAAAAAGGAAATTCTGGTTATTCTCCTGCTTGTGCAAACGAATGGAACCGTACCTTTTGTGGCAAACCCATGGTGAAATGTGCCGACTGTGAAAATCGCGAGCTCAAGCCCGTCACAGATGAAGTGATTCTTGGCCATCTGCTTGGAAAACATACGATTGGGGTTTACCCACTCTTGCCGGATGAAACCTGCTGGTTCTTGGTTGTTGATTTTGATAAAAAAGCCTGGCAAGAGGATGCGGCTGTATTTCTTAAAACCTGTGGGGAGATGGGGGTTCCTGCAGCGCTGGAACGGTCGAGATCAGGAAATGGAGGTCACATCTGGATGTTCTTCGACCGTCCGGTTCAGGCTTCCCTGGCGCGGAAATTTGGTTGTTCCATCTTGACACGTTCCATGGAACGACGCCATCAAATCGGCTTGGATTCTTATGATCGTTTCTTTCCAACTCAGGATACGATGCCCAAGGGTGGGTTCGGGAATCTCATCGCCCTTCCCTTACAACGACTCCCCAGAGAGAAAGACAATAGTGTCTTTCTAAATCGGGAGTTCGAAGCCTATCCAGTCCAGTGGCTATTTCTTTCCACAATTGAAAGAATCCAGTCGGAGAAAGTGGACACCATAGTCCAGGAGGCTTCACGAAATGGAACCGTCCTTGGCGTCCGCTTAAGCTTGGCCGATGAAGGGATCGAAGAGGATCCATGGACATTGCCGCCCTCAAAGAAAAGAAAGGAAAAAACCATTCAGGGACCGTTCCCCCAAACTGTCCGAATAGTTCAGGGTAACCTGATCTATATTGAAAAAAATGGGTTACCTCCTGCTATGTTAAACCGTCTGATTCGTCTATCTGCTTTTCAGAACCCGGAGTTCTACAAGGCTCAGGCCATGCGCTTGTCGACCTTCGGTAAACCCCGGATCATTGGTTGTGCGGAGGATTTCCCATCCTATGTGGGCCTCCCCCGGGGTTGCCTCGATGATGCACTGGCGTTGTTCAAAACACACAATATCAAGCCAGAACTGGCTGACGAGCGTTTTGGGGGCATTTCGATAAACATGATTTTTAAGGGGGAACTTCGCCCCTTGCAACAAGAAGCTGCTCAGCTATTTTTGGCTCACGACAACGGTATCCTGTCAGCCCCAACCGCTTTTGGTAAGACCGTGATAGCGGCATGGCTTATCGCCAAAAGAAAAGTTAACACGCTGGTGTTGGTCCACCGCAGGCAACTCATGGACCAGTGGCGTGACCGGTTAGCATTATTCTTGGGTATGCCGGTGGAAGACATTGGTCAGGTGAGTGGGGGCAAAAAGAGAGTTACCGATTCTATCGACATCAGCCTCATCCAGAGCCTCAATCGTAAGGGGGTGGTCAAAGACATGGTGGCCGGATATGGTCAAGTCATTGTTGATGAATGCCACCACATCCCTGCCTTTACCTTTGAACAGGTTCTCAAACAGGTGAAAGCTAAGTACGTTGTGGGCCTCACTGCAACTCCTATCCGCAAGGACGGCCATCATCCTATAATCTTAATGCAGTGTGGTCCTATCCGCTTTAGGGAAAGTGCCAAGAAGCAGGCAGCCGCGAGACCCTTTGAGCATGTGGTCATAACAAGGTATACCAATTTTAAAATGGCTCCAGAATCAGCCGAAGTGAAAATTCAGGATATCTACGCTGCCCTTGTACTTGACAAGCATCGTAATGAATTGATCTTCAATGATCTCCTGAGAGCTTTGGAAATGGGACGCTCCCCCCTCCTTCTAACGGAACGGGTTGAACACTTAGAGCAATTTGCGGAACGGCTCAAGGATTCCGCCCAGAATGTCATCGTTCTTAGGGGCGGGATGGGCAGTAAACAACGTAAGGCACTGGCTGATCAAATTAAAGCCGTTCCAGATTCAAAGGAACGAGTGATCATATCTACAGGACGGTATATTGGAGAAGGGTTTGATGATGCCAGACTGGATACCCTCTTTTTAGCCATGCCTATTTCTTGGCGCGGTACGCTCCAGCAGTACGTGGGGCGTCTCCATCGGCTTCACGATAACAAACGAGTGGTGCAAGTTTACGATTATGTCGACCTTCACGTCCCAACGCTAATGCGGATGTATAAAAAACGCCTTAAGGGCTATGAGGCCATTGGCTATTCGATGCAAAATGGCCCTGAGAACTCAAGGCAGCAGACTAACGAATACGAGTATCTCCAAGTTGAGGAAGTGTGA